The sequence attcattagttaatctaaacactgtttttatcaagcgagttgctattataaattacattaaataaaatacatttattttgtacatgatcttataactatttcaggtttgtttgtatcagttcatcacttcaattcaatatcatatagttggctattggttgaactcatggaagagaaaacagtctaacataaaataaaatttaaattggaactccaatggacttaatgaaattatGAAGAAATTTCATGTGAGGAATgttacgacaagcaagaatgtcgcgaactgggacattgtatagtctaccttgggtacacaagaaatttattagttgagatctgacatcacgatactccacgcatgtccaaacgacatgatcaatattgcgataaccttcgccacaagcacaatgattagtctcggaaagtccaattcgaaggaaatgtgcgtctaacgtgtagtgattggacatgagtctggacatcatacgaatgaagtccctactcacatccagtcctctgaactatgcctttgtcgatattttcggaataattgagtgcatccgcagacccagatcatcttcatcccaagaagctttccagcaagtgttctttggtgagacgcgctttcaccctcaatagccccAGGTtgggctaaactatcggctcttccaTTGCCTTTCatgaaatattttctcagagtcaatatgcctgaacttacttgtaaatatttttgggatttccatcgagcgtaggtgttccgggattccacgcacttcgtgctgcatggatgtgtcgaaaaataaagttgagtcaggaacATTAAGGAGGCTGACacagataggaatatatcttgtagggtctatttcctgtgacatatggttaaaatatactgtcatgcatcttgtttgagatttaaGCTCaattagcctttcgaagttgttaataaccaggggattcagaacttcacatcttattagcagtcgcgatgaaagctcccaaaaacgatctgtcaatggaagaactcccaccagaacttcaagactcattgtttgtgtcgaatgcatgcagcttaAAGCAATTTGCAAACAATGATATTGACTTCacaccagtttgataatatgagagtttgcagcggaacgaaaccaaacgcatccatattccatcactaaaagtatcgttgtctgatacaattttattagatcttccggatgagcactccaccaagatcctgttattgttctaagaaaatttactttttgttggcattttgttatcagataaatAATGTGTTCTCCCCACTTAGTTTtttaatcaaaccacaccccaaggtatttgaaagtcaaaacgtgTTGGATTattctttccatcatatgaagctgacgCTGCGCGgggtcatgctttcttgaaaagacgaccagttctgttttctccgcaaagaattcgatacccagatgaacagcccaaacggataagttatctaaggtattctGCAATgaattttgcagatcaatagctctgggtccagtaactgaaaccacgccattatctgccaattgtcttattgtacatggggttactagacagctgtcaatgtcatttacgtaaaaattatagaggagcggactgaggcatgagccttgcgggagacccatgtaactatttctgagtgttgccaaatcgccatgtgaaaaatgcatgtgtttctctgacaaaaggttgtgcaaataattatttataaccgctgggagtccattttggtgaagcttgtctgaaagaacatcaatggaaactgaatcaaatgctcctttaatgtctaaaaatacagatgccatttgttgcttttgagcgaaggcaatttggatgtcagacgaaagtaatgcaacaAACCGTTCATCTCGATCCAAGTGTCGAgatgtcgaagaataattttttctaacaattttctgatgcagggcaTCATTGCAATGGGTCCATATGAGTTGAGACTGGCAGCTGGTAgaccaatattttgctcaagaaacttgttgtacaattccaacaaacgtctttttgcaaggtcgggcagattcttcatcaagttgaatttatttctgtccaacccaggagcgttattgttacatgacatgagtgctatggaaaatttcatcattgaaacggggctatcaatggaaccattatttggagcagactccctaataatgctatgcgaaaggaacagaatctggacaaactttcatcgcaaaatcaaattttcatcggttcgagtattcttcACTcccatttcctacgttacgattcctcattcgtctggccgtattccaaagagtgctcattgaggacataccttcgacaaaatgtctccaatagctacatttctcgGCCCGAAGTGTGCTCTTGTATTTGTTTTCTGaagtcaagaaattttctaAATACTGAGAAGtttctcctcctcgttttaaaaacgtattgaaagcattttgtttcgcgtatttagcatctgagcacttttTGTCcctccaagggtttggaggccttctgttagacgatggaccaagaaatcgtttggtttgggcttgttctgcggcctcaagaatcgaacaaacgaggaagtcatattcttcaagtgggggagctcttccattgagttcaaggtacttgagatactacttaggtatttaatccagtcaatattttttgtcaaatcatatggaatattaactgaattagcaatgcctttgttactgctaattgagatgatgattggtaaatgatcgctaccggaAATGTTTTCCAGgtacaatctagtcgaattgaagtcgagcaaagagctaaatctaatgcacttgaacgtgtaggaggtcttgggatccgtgtcatgccacccatatttaataccgtcatgctaaaattgtcgcaaatattatatataaagAATGATCAGTTATCTTTgttaacggaaccccacatcattccgtgcgaattgaaatctcctaaaatcaaacgtggagcagggagggcttcgaccatttcatttAGCTGTCGTTGTTCAACttgagcaatgcaaatgtcctttcctttaatgtttatttgacaagcaaccacTTCTaggctagaagtcgaaggaatatttaatctataaaacgaATAgcttttcttaattcctaaaagcatttcaccatacggagagtctctatcgagacgtataatgttaaagtcattaaaatttatggcTATGtatgatgtaagccatgtttcgcacaaagcaaatacatcacatttttggctatgcaacaaaacattaaatgaatcaagttttggcatgatgcttcgacaattccactgcacgacagtgattgaatgaaaaaaaaaatgcagcgcatactgcaAGATCATGAGGACCGTCACCACCGTCAATTTCctcctccttcgatggaatgtaaactctaaagtcaacagcaaataatttccaaatgcagcaaaaacgcaattaattatctttcctcacaagccaagagctacttttcttaaaccaaacaataatcacattctcaaattgaatggcttggaattgacatggtctgatcaagctaaatacttaggtttaacgtatgacaaaaaactcactttcaaggatcacattgaaggaatccaggcaaagtgtaataaatatattaaatgtttatatcctcttataaacagaaattctaagctctgtctaaaaaacaaattgtttatttataaacaaattttcagacctgccatgctttatgcggtaccaatttggtcaagctgttgttccaccaggaagaaaacgcttcaaaggattcagaataaaattctgaaaatgattctgaagcgtcttccctggtttagtacaaatgagttacacagactcacaaatatagaaccattagatgtaatgtcacaaaaTATTATAAGAAAATTCCGACCAAaaacgatgcaatcttcaattgaatcgattcgctttctgtattagttagtaagttagtatataagttccttttccccatcacacaatacaagtaggtttagaattttccctacacaaaaatctcagaattgcggaaccaaataatgtcctcatggtaataaccaaatcatatatataatagggctgaaaagtcaccacttgtggctgaacacccaatttaaatcttaattattttaattttaactcatattccaataaatagttatttaaaaaaaacagcaaataatttacaggttacaatatcgttcgcctgtttcaaatcgttaacaacaactcgaatttcatCTCTATTAACGTTAGAGATTTCTACAACTTCAGAAAAatttgatgtcaaatcctttgtaattcgtatcaaatttaatacattttctttttttcgaaaatagccTATTCATGGCCTAGTGGTATCCTCTGGATAATATTTAGCCCTTGGAGTATTTAAGATCTTACTAGTATCTGGAATCGGAtttggatgatcttccatgagatcatccattacattaactgttttttttgtaaattaatagtatcaaaatgaaaactcattcatagtaaaatttcagttataagagaaattaaaaaaactaaattaaattaaatctaccttgttgctgCGTTGTCTCTGTTACTGGGCCAcagtaagagcaaattcagcagctagaagatctatatggaagatttataatagagcagaaactggaacaaacgtatccccagtaagccgttctaattttatttattcgaccagttcttctgtcaaatttaaaactggtctacgatgccgttctatttattgtatatttgaaacacgagtaaaacactgctggggctgccagctttgcttgttataaaattcaggctTAAATTTTGTATCTGACATAaactatgcatctagaactagaacactactgaatatgccccaAAAGCTActgttttaattattttccCGTACCTAGAGCGTGCCGCACAGTGCAAGTTGTTGGTGAGAGTTGGCCATCGTAAGGTCTTCTAATCCTACACAGAATTCCggaattttgtccggatccgatttctgttGCTTGAATTAGAAGTTgatgagtgtttaaaatttcgagCCGTcactttagagcgacgatgcaaaatatggGAAATAAACGAACCGGAAATAATTGAAAAGTCCAAAACGAATTTTACTCATTTTTTCCCGAGATGGTTTAAtcggttttctcaaaatttcattcaaatgaccTATGATTAATTGACGAAAGACATACTTTACAGTTGATTTATTCTTTATTTAATCAATCGAACTTTGATAAACCTCAGAAACTCTTGTTAGTTCAACAGTTTACGTCTAGCATTACCTACGGGAGTGACACATAATTTTTTCTTGTCGTCAAACTCCTGCGATGCTAAAGGACAAGAACGTTCGATATAGGTCAATTTTCCGTTCAACCAGTAGCACTGATAGTACATGTTGGGGTTGGTCGATTTGGCATAGGTACCCTCTCTGAGACATTTGTAAACACACTTGCCGGTACTGCTGTCGAAAGTAGATCCATCACCGCAGGAGAACATGATTATTGAAGCGTCTGTATCTGCATCGTCGTCTTCCTCGTACCAGCAGTAATAGAAAAATTTATTGTTCGAAGGATACACCTTTAGAATTGGTCCGTCAGTTGTGCAATTCAGTGGCTTGCAACCCGTGCTAGCTCGTTGGCACATTTCCGCTTTGCTGTTGTAGGTGTAACCCGATTGACACTTGTAGAAGTCTCCGGTTTGTTCCGCTCCTTCACAGTAGTAGTATCCGGTGCACGAATGAGGATCCGGATATTTACCTACACCTGTACATCGAAAATTCAACTCCGGTGATGCCTGCGAACAAGTTTCCTGACTGTCGTCCGGAACCATTGAACAGCCGCCTTCAGACGAGTTGCAGTATGGGGTAGACTTTGGACAAGTTTGGGTTGGATTCTGTACGTTTTCTGATCCGATGCACACCTTAATCGTTCGGCAACCTACACAAACGGTTATCTGTCCATTTCCACAGGTAGCAGGATTAGGGTATAGAATGTCGTTTTCATCGGTTTTCCTCAGAACTCCCGGAGCAAACTCGCTACTAATGACATCCTGAGCTGTTGTGTTGACCACCTGTGTTTTGGATAAGATGAATTTTGCTTTTCGTGAGTACAATTTTTACAACTTACAAGTATCAACAAGAGTCCTTTAAATAGAAGTTTGGCGATGCACGACATCTTTTTCGATCTATGATTTCTGCTGAACTGCCGGTGTTGGAGAGAACCCTTCGTTTATATAGAAACTTAGAATTACGAATGGTCGTCGATATTGTGATTTAGTTATGTAGGACGATGTGCAACTATCACTCtgaataaatttaaatatttactTTTCAGTTCACTAGCCCCGAACAGTTTGTATTGTCGGTCCGTTGACCGTTATATGTGACTATCGAAATGGCAAAATATTACACTCCGTCGTTAATTGCGGTTTCGTTCTGTGCTCAATAGCACAGAAAGTTTCTTCTCTGATACTTTATTTTCAATCACAACGGTGATCATCATTCGCAGTGATTACATATTATAACATGCGATGGAATAGTTCTTGTGCAAGAATTTACGTTTATTTAAAGCAAACGACGTCAGTTGTTTGTGGGTTTATTTTTCAAGCCGCGAACCCTTTTCCCCATGAAAAATGCCACGAAATATTCGTAAATTCTCGTGAGAAACACTAGAATTACTCAAATCATAGTATAAACCCTCTTCGTACAATCGATGATTTTTATATTAAATACAGATCATTAAAATATTAACGAAATTTGTACCACAGAACAGATTAGATCATATAAGAATTGCAGTttcttaaagcttgcttcagatagaattggaacaaagaaaattgtctgtatttcagttatttattattgaattcaagatctttttttatacaaatgtagcgttttattcatacttttaagaaaaaatacggataaaattattcgtcacggttttaaaggaattctcaaatttttcctataacacggctcattaggcggcgcacaccttcttcgtccattttttagctatcttattccaccaggtcgtcatctgattgatgtttttgacaacctttccctttgctttgagtctcctcttcatgattgcccagtatttctcaatagggcggaactgggggcagttgggtgggttaaggtttttcggaacaaactggacccctttctctgcataccattcttgaacgactttgctgtaatgacagcttgccaaatctgaccAAAACATTACAGAATGGTCgtggtaacaatttttgttacgctagcttgtttgtgactagttgacaaccagatatttgagtgattgttactaacatctaaccacttgcatgactcaaaaagcgcagtttctactagttgttaaatcggctaaaaatatgttgtcgttacgttgtaatgccatactgaaataacttatcttttcataacttgaaaataacttgtttccaagtaaactagttgaaacttagtcaccatcgacattataaacattgaatgaatccagaatacttttatatcatcaataaaaaagcagaagagtactttaagtcacaaacttgatacaaggtacaaatttcacaacgattcaaaaattgtcgagcggaattcaattttacttaactgttttttatgcgccttcaatcaaaatctgtttataaagatagaaaaaataaacaaaaaaataaccctatgttcagaatgctcaaaattattccaagtagagtgatttctcatcattttaaattcatatatcatgagaactataatattatcacaatcgatgttcaatccctatattatttttttcgtgtttatgacagtgcatagaacaaaaatgactattctggctttcactattttcggcaaaaagtagttttgaataaagtaatatcctggttttatttacgtttcatatacttcttgagactccatattgtgttcgccatattcaagccagcagaggttgttttgtttgcattttagttatcataacgttgggaaaacttaccgataactatctgaattaatgaagaaattatatttataatcttataatatctgagttattgctatatcaattcacagtaacgattcacatatacgttaacgtatttataatggtttcgcaacggaaaataaaccttttttcaactagtagctaaaaacatagctgtgattaaagatatgttagaatcaagtaacgataacttacaaatgatagttagtttaatgtttacgttataaagaaacattgctgtcaccttgttttaaccagtataacataaaaaacatgttcgtgctctcgttgcaacacagttgggttaaggggtatcaaaactttttatgggttgctactattgacgtcaaataaacttattttcaactagtggctagaagcattgttgtgattaaaaatatgtttgtattaagtaacgatagcttataaattatatttaattcaatatgacacaaagatgttatgattggaaacctaaataactatttcgtaactagttatgttatgatgaaacattgctgtcgccatgttttaaccagtataacataaaacacatattcgtgctcttgttgcaacatagtttggactttgtcgtatcagaactagttgcggattgctacttgggtatagttccgatgtcattgtcttatttgtaacgaaaactttcgttttttgtcacagctgcaaatgccttgccaaatcacaaattttcttgcaaatttatcggcaaaataaaatttaatttttgctggaacatccccccgagccgttgccaagttaaATTTTTGACGTGGGATTGGcctgaagtcagccttgacataggtttcatcgtccatcagaagacacccgtcgaacttggtcagcacctggtcgtatagtttccgagcaggaattttgaccacactattctgttttatggtccgatttggctgtttgctagctcgatacgacttgattccttcccgaagtcgagttctcctaacggtactatgggcagcaccgaattttctggccaaatcacggtccgacagattaggattcctcaaaatcttaccacgcagtttccggtcgacagttccactccgacgattggcttgaggcttccgaatcgtcgtcaatgtttccttataccgcgcCATGCGGTAttcctgggcaatttcagctgtttagctagtctagatgcagaccacaatggattttccaaataactgtgtacAATTTTTTCGCTTCTTTcgacttccatgttgattgtttacaaagtacagtcgatttgtggAATGTCAATAATCATACGTGAAGATgataaaattcccgacacgtaggcgccaagaacttccaaatccgtccaccaggagcgccacaatatgagcaaaagtttgtttcaattctaaatgaaggaagctttaatttcaaaatttcagctTCAGCAGTTGTGTTTGTGTGACTATATTTAGCTACTCAAAGtagttaattattttgtttggtATGCCAAATGGGTCAACGTGGATATTGTAACTACTTTTGTTGGAAGGATTCTTTATCAATGTTGAAGTGATTTTGTCAATTTTAATCGCTGAAACACAAATTCGTCTTCAATTATTCTATAAGAGTATCGAA comes from Malaya genurostris strain Urasoe2022 chromosome 3, Malgen_1.1, whole genome shotgun sequence and encodes:
- the LOC131433856 gene encoding uncharacterized protein LOC131433856, yielding MDPCGTPAVIEVLWKYRVVNTTAQDVISSEFAPGVLRKTDENDILYPNPATCGNGQITVCVGCRTIKVCIGSENVQNPTQTCPKSTPYCNSSEGGCSMVPDDSQETCSQASPELNFRCTGVGKYPDPHSCTGYYYCEGAEQTGDFYKCQSGYTYNSKAEMCQRASTGCKPLNCTTDGPILKVYPSNNKFFYYCWYEEDDDADTDASIIMFSCGDGSTFDSSTGKCVYKCLREGTYAKSTNPNMYYQCYWLNGKLTYIERSCPLASQEFDDKKKLCVTPVGNARRKLLN